The Macrobrachium nipponense isolate FS-2020 chromosome 16, ASM1510439v2, whole genome shotgun sequence DNA window AAAGAACTGCGGCAAATCCCGGTGGTCTTGGGCAAATCCCTTTCATGAGAAAAGCGGAAACAGCCACACATACACATTTCATGTCTTCGTGGTAGAAGCGTAATAGTATACTAAGTTCtgcactaattttttttattttagtttcaagTTCAATACGTAATGGATTGTTTGAAGAAAGAATGGAAgatttaataattaatcattgccCCATTAGTATCCAGAAAGGTTTCTAAGAAAAGCACAATATTTATAAAGTAGTTCAGAGACATTTTCTTCATAGTGTAACAGTGAGCTTACTAGTGTACTTCTTAATCAAGCATTCAAGGCATCCACCTTACATTTTAGCACTATAACCACAAGCTATCTTCACTGGACCTTCAAGACTCACAAATTTCCTCCCTTTCCCACAGATAACGATGGCCCATACTACTGGCACATCAAGAGCGGCACTATCACTCGGACGCCTCCTGAACCATCAGACACTGTCAGCGCAGCTCCTCTGAGAGCAGAGAGAAGGACCAAGGAAGCTGATCAGGTAGGTCAAACAGTTTTCCTTGGaatttaagcgcctcagtggcgtggttggtctggtattagcatcccacctcggtggtcgcgggttcaattctctgccactccattgaggagtgagagatgtgtatttctggtgatagaagttctctctcgatgtggttcggaagtcacgtaaagccgttggtcccattgctgaataaccactggttccatgcaacatacaagcaccatacaaacaaacaaattttactcatattacttatttttcttcAGTCAGACTGCTCCAGCAGCCAAAGAATGAACTTAGCAGTGATTGATGTCATGTTTTTCTGGAGTCCACTCAATGCAGTAGTAGAATTTGagaaaatatattgtttattgtaaCAGGGCATGTATCATTGAATGCACTCACTCCATTATATATCTGTTTTTTATGGAGGGTTCTTTGATATCTAGTCtttttacaaatataattctGTATGTATATTCACTCCTCCTCAAGGGAAAGCTTATTAGGGACTTATTTAAGTGCTATTTAAGTGAAGTAGCATTTTGTAATGAAAAGTACAGGACAGTATTAGTTATTTGATTGTCAAGTGAATCAGGGCAGTTACAcgtttaatttacttttattttagtttatttcagGTAATGCTGCTTTGAATATGTACTACAGTATTCTTaggctttttatttttaacgccttgtacttttatatttatgaCAGTCAAGCGGCAACATAGCTGGAACGGTGACACGCAGCAACACATCCTCAGCCCTTTCTGAGTTGTCAGATTCACGCCCTAGGACTGCTGCTGTTGACAATGCTTATAAGTGAGTATGGAGTTATAAGATGTCACTTCTTTCCATTAAttaaggtttttattttgtttaatagagAGGGTTTTCTCATCGTTCCGATCTACGGCATAAGTGAAAATAGGCAAATGCAAAGTTAATTGTGGCAGTTTGTCATATGTCAtacatgggaatttttttttgtactactACGTATCATGATTTGTAAGATTTTGCAGTTAGTGGCCGTTTTCATTTCAAAAGAGATCATGTGCAGAATATGCAATGCATATTAATGTTTGGTCTTGTACAAGTACTGCACAGAATCTGAAAATGGTTCTACAAGCTTCTCAGTTTGTCAAGTAGAATTCAGAGTCGTGTTCTCATGAGCTTGAAGGTTAAGCTCACACAGTACAGTAGTAGAGTGATTAAGCTCTAAAACATACTTAAGAAACTTCATTTAAAAAACTGAAATTCTGTTTTGTGAGCTAATTTATTGGCATagaaaaccaagaaaattttaagatctCACTGCCTTTATGAAAATAGTACAGTAGTATGACAATTTAAGCCAAGAAAAATTCAGTCAGTTTTCCCAGTGACTATGTATGAATTAACAATGCAATCTTTGGCATACAAAACCTAGGAAAAATTTCACTTACTGCATAAATATAGTCTTTGGTTGATCTTTTGGTAGGGTACCATTTTGTATATGATCATTATGTATGGCAGTAACCACAGTTTTATGATATTCTTGTTTTTCCCTTTGTCTTATAAGAACAGCAATAAGTCTTAAACCTATTGTCTATACTACTATTATTGTTTTGGACACATGACATTTAATATTTCCAAAATTCCTGATGTAAGTGATTcttatttatgtatgaaaattataaGAAACAAAATGAGTTTTAGTAtgtacattttaataaaagttcGTCAAGTACTTAGTCAGGGTTCATATAAGTTGATGTTGGGTATTATACTGGGCAGTACGTACAGTAATGACTaggaaatattcatgaaaatctaATGTGCGCCTCTTAAACAGACGACGTAGCTACCCAGCACGGAGTGACATAACAGAAGGAAGCGGTGGACGCCCCATTCGTTTTGCTGTCCGTTCCCTCGGCTGGGTTGAGATTGCAGAGGAAGATCTTACACCAGAAAGGTCCTCCAAGGCAGTGAACCGATGTATTGTGGACCTGTCTGTTGGTAGAAGAGATGTACTGGATGTAGTAGGATGCTGGGGAGATGTAAGTCTTTGTTGGTGAAATGAACTTTATTGCATTCTGTGTAATATGAAAGTACAGTAGCTTCTGACATTGATTCATACACTCTGGCCTTCCTGAGTGGCTGGCATGAGAAGGATTTTTTATGTCATACAAAGTTTAGTGTAGAATGATACACTATAATCATGAGAAAAAACAACTGTTTTCCAAGTACTGGATAGTTGTTTTTTTTCAGCATCATTTATCTTTCGAGTAATAGATTGCTCAGGTGATTATTACCATAATTTCAATCCCTCTTTTTGCATTGGTTTGTATTTATTCTTCTTTCAAAGCCAAGAGATGcctattattaatgttatataaataaatagtttaactaGATCACTGAGTTAACATTCTTAATTCTCATAGGATTGGCCCAAAGTATTTAATCTTGATGAAAGTATTTGATCCTATTTAAACTAATGTTACAATTCCTTGAAAATTTAATAACTGTATAAACTGATATTTCCAGGGAAAAGATCTGTTTATGGACTTGGATGAAGGCTCCTTGAAGCTAGTTGACCCTGAAAATTTGACTGTACTAAACACCCAACCCATACACACAATTCGTGTCTGGGGTGTGGGACGTGACAACGGCAGGTAATTAGAACAGTTTTCTTATAATGTTGACATATTGATGTCCTAAATTAGAAAATTGTACGAATTATTCAGCTATAAAAAGTGTATTCATATTAATGCTATGGTTGAGGTTATGAGatgaattttgaaaaatgcataCTGCAGAGGATTATTTTTGTTGtactttcaaaataatataaagtgTTATTTCCCCTTAATAAATTCGTCTGTTTTCAAGtttgaatgataaaattattgtttGGTTAAACCtgcctttaaaaataaaaggaggcaaattgttaaaaaatagtttttgccatcgtttatatatttagaaaagTATTAAAAAGTTTCAATAATTGCTATAAAACACATTTTTAGTATCAATCGTTAAACCAGAGTTTAATTTTAGTTACTAAAATGGAGTACCACATAAATCATAAAAAGAACTCCATTGATATGAAAATTGATACATGACTGCAATTCTATGGAGGAATTATTTGTGCAGAATTGATTATGTATTCTGCTTCATACATTAATAAAGAAATCAATCATTCGTTTATTCAGTTGTCCAAATTGACATCAGAATATTGACTCAGATTCtggataaaattaacattaaggaATGTAATGGCTACCTTTATATGTATAATTGCAGTTCATTTTATGCATTATCTGGGTATCTCTTGTAATTGTGTGGTGATGTTTTAGAATTATTAAACGTGAATATAAAAATTGCTGCTTATTTTTGGCGTACTTGCTTGATGGTCCACTGGTACTATGTTGCTTTTAATTAATGAGCTGGGCTTTAGATATAAAAGTTTTACTCGGTAGCAATTGAATTAAAagtttcattatcattaaatTTTTAAAGGTTCTATAACAGGAGAGGTTGGTTTGAATATTTCAAGGGATGAAATATAAAATCCCATGCATTATATGTTTGTTCAGCTTTAGATTTCCAGGTCAATTTTACTATGTACAGTATAACTTAAGCCATTGACttacacattattcatttttcttcttgactGTGCTGCCGGGACTTCATGCTTTACAGGGAGAGGTAATGGTCTTGCAACCCTATTGACCATGCAGTTTCATTCTTTGCATGATATCAGTTACATTTGGCCATGCATTCTTATTTTCTTGCCAATTGGTATAAAACAAGAGTTCACTTTTTGATGTGTGATGGGTTTGCTtaattatataaatcaaatctgTGGAGTTTCACACTCTAAGTGTATTCAGTATGGTTTTCTGTGATCATAAGAAtactttacttactttacttGATGTTACTAAAATGCACTTAGCCCATTAGCATGTCTATATTGTTTTGAATTACTGCTTTGCACATTTTTAACAAGAGAAACTTTCTGAATGAATATTGACTATTCTGTGCTAGATTGTAGAAGGGAGCTGTAAAATGGCTCGTCCATTTAATCTCATAGGCTCCTCATTCTTAGATAGACAGTTCTTTAATATCTGGTTTTTACCCTTACAATTCTGCCTTATATTTATCAGTTATTTTCATCACTGCATGGGAAGCATTACCTGGCTATACTGATTTAAAGTActgtaattatttttgtattgaatatttttttaatatcatatgTTAAATTGAAAGTTTAGCTATAGGTTTTGTAGAATGGCTTACAAACCCTAATCAGTTTCATGATCCTTTGTGCATGGTTGCCATGTTTTgcctgttttgttttattaatgtgTGGTTTGTATTTTGTAAGTACAGAAGAATTTCAAATAATCTTTGGACTGTTATTTAAACAGTCATGCAGATGGAATTTTATTGATGATGCAGTGTATAAAAGATGATACATACTTTTGTTTATGGCATTCTCAGTGAAGGGCAGCAGGAATGTCCATATAATGAGCGTAGCAGTTTTTCATGATCTGATCAGTTCGAATAATAACCAGGTATCCTGTAACTGGGTATCCTGTAGCAGCCAGTATACAGTAATTCAGGGATGGATTTGAGAGGAAGAAATGTTGTGTAAAGTACAGTGCAGTACACCATAAAAATGGTCTTCAAAGAATGATTCTAAAAAAATAGTGTTCGTAGAACAATTTGAAACTACTCTTGCTCAGCTAAAATAACCATTCTGTATTTTGCAGGGACTTCGCTTACGTAGCAAGGGACCGGGCATCAAGAAAACACATGTGCCATGTTTTCCGATGTGACACCCCAGCTCGTACAATTGCAAATACCTTACGAGATATTTGTAAGAAAATAATGATAGAGCGTTCTCTCCAACAGAATATGAACAAGCCTCTGGACACATGTAAGTGGAGGACAGTAAAGCTTtgtactgaattcatttttattgttgtattgttaTCAGTACAGtaataatgtgtatgtatttttattactataattttGATGTTGGCAAAGGTATTGTATGAGTAAGTTCTACTGAAATTTAATCAGTAAAGTATAATGCattatgcaaattatttattgCAGGTGTAAGTAGTGGTGGTTCTGGCAGACTAACAAGACCAACTAATCTTCCCACGGAACACCGTAGACTTCATCGACATTCGCAAATCATTCCACGTATGTACATGCACTGCAATTGAAACATTCAGGCTTCAAGCTACTTAAATCCAACTATGACACTTTCCTGGATATTTTAATGTGATTgtctttttaaaaaatctaccTGCTTGAAATTTTACTACAACTTTACATCTTTGTCTTGAAAGTTATATTGAAATAATTTAAGACAGTCGCTCCATGTAAGCGGAATCTGATCTTACTGCATATCTACACTTACAGCCCAGTCTTTCCCAACCCCGATGGAGGAGCCAAAGAAAGTGATGAGAGTCCAGTACATTGGGTTATTGCAAGTAGAGAGACCCTCTGGCATGGAGGTCCTAAATAGTGCAATAGACAGAGTCATAGAAAATAACCCTAAGCCCTGGAAAAATGTAGCTGTGGCTATTGCACCATCCACAATCACCATCACAAATATTGTAAGTTTTTAAATGTCATTTAGTGTTTTTTAACACATTGTTATTGTAAGGCGTTGCCATAATTATTGAATGTTTTTGTTGCTATTTTATAAACCGAAAAGGTTCTGGTAAACAAGCGTAAGTTTATGTATGAGCTCAGTATTGTGCATTAGATACCTGTACTTCAGTCCTCTGTTTAAAGTTTTCAGTTGATATTGAAAAAATGAACTGTCATAAAGTGTGTGGAAATCTTTTAAGAAAAACCTGTATAGGAAAGTATCCCCATAGAGCTGTTTAACTAATACATACACATCTTTTTCAGGATGATGGTAAACAATTAGCAGAATGCAGAGTTCGTTTCCTGTCCTTCTTGGGCATAGGCCGTGATGTCAAACACTGCGCCTTTATCATGCACACTGCTCAAGACCAGTTCATATCCTACATATTCCACTGCGAACCCTCAAGTGGAGCTTTGTGCAAGACTATTGAAGCTGCTTGCAAGGTAATTAACTCTTTTGTCTTGGTATTTTGGTTACTGAGAactgaatagtaaaaaaaataggcagtccccaggttacgacgggtttggcttatgatgttccgaggttaaggcgcttttcaattatattcatcagaaattatttccaagattacaatgcctacaatgctcatctggcagaagaaatatgacaccaaaaaatgcaaaataatcaatatttgaaggtttttttttaatgaaaaatgcaataagaatgcagtttacatagtttagaatgcacccaaagcattaaaagtaaggttttcttaggattttcacaatgttccggcttacaacgattttcagcttacgacgcgtctcaagaacggaacctcagtcgtaacccggggactgcctgtatattatttttcagtCTTGCTTTTCAAATACATACGTATTATGTATGAAGGTTCTGTATATGTATTTCTGTGGGTTATATTGAGAAGTAGGAGTAAAGCATTATACCTGAGTCCTTCTCCTATAATATTGAAAAATAGTCAAATGAGACCTCTGTGTCACACTTAGTTTTTCAGGGTTTTCAGTTGATTTACAGGTTTTGTTCTGAAATGAGagtagaaaattaaacaaattaagtCAAAGAAGTTAGATAACCACTTGAGAAGGGCCTGTTTGAATAGACGGAAAGTAGAAGGCAGAAGTAATGCAGCCAAAGGgaagcaaagaaccttaaataaatacCATCTGCAGTGTGTTGCAGTACTCCCCCTAGAAGAACCTGTTCTTACAGTCTTCATTCATTTAAGAGAAGAGTCTGTCACATCCTTCAGAGTAAAATCACTACTCTTTATTTTCCTTCACCCTTCATTTTTTTGTTGCCATCGGCCCTAGAATAGATTTGGGTGTTGGGATGGGATGCCATTCTTGTGTACCTGTGATcctagaaagaagaaaaaactgttcaggtaagttttgttttttacatatgtAACATGAATGAGAATGTGTTGTACATTCCTGTTTTGTTCATGCAGGTTCAGAACTGATGTATTCTAAGATCATATTAGTTTTTAGTATGTATACTGTTTATGATTATCTTGTTGCATTGTTGGACTAAggttatatttaatatttctgtGCCCATGATGAATGGAAaaagagaaattagaaaaatagCATTTAGATGCATTTCTTATCAGCACAAAGTTTGGCACATGGAATCCTTGATTGCCAGGAATGGATGAAAAGTGAAATATAGAAAGCAATGTAGCTGTTGGCTGAAGAGATGCTGCGTAGAACCTTTGGGCCAGACAAGACAATTAATTCGAGTGGTATCTTTTGGAAAAACTGTACACATTTATATAATGTTGCTTTACCATAAAGTATtgtctgaaaaaataataaaataatgcttCTGAGAAAGTTTGCACCCTTCCTTTaacaaaaaaatttggaaaatgtaTGATATAGCACTTATAAATTAGAACATTAAGTTTCAATGCAGCAAAAATCATTGTATGACATTTGTACACTTCAGTGAGCACTGAGGGTTAACAGTTCACTGTGTGttgtattttataatgcaaaGATTAACAATTAACAAGATGATTCGAAGGAAGTAGTACTGTGATAACTTGCTCAGACACATAAAATCCCCTTAAGCGCATCATAAGCGACCCctcatttatgttttattaagaGTTTATTGAAGGGTTCACATTGTAAGATTGTCATAAACAATATTACTTCTTTTCCCAGCTGAGATACCAGAAGTGTCTGGATGCACACCCTGGTGTCAGTCGAGGACGAGGAGCAGGTACTCCTCGCAGTATTTCAGCCACATTGCGGTCCGTCTTTGGCTCTATTACAGGACGAAAAGCTCGGTCAGCTGAATCCTGAGATGAGGACTCACCTCTGCAGGTAAAATCGATGTTATAGAAAGTGATATCCAAAGGGTATGATGTAGTGGTCTTATAACTTGAGTATGGTGAACTAGTATTTCTTTGCACGTGGGAAGTCCTGATGTATTGTAGTGTTCTGCACATTTTTTAATAGAAGCCAAATAGAATGAAGAATTTTTTCTCTTGGTTATTCAGTTTTGTGTGCCACAGttgctttatattttgtttatattgttttcaACTTTACTTTTCACCTTAGCTGTACACAAAGAAATCTTATTCTCTTTAgttttatattgtatagtatagGTTATTGTAAAGTTTAGCTctaattttcagtattttatgAGCAATGTCAAGAGATTATGATAATGTAAGCCtgtcatataaatgaatattctgtcttgtcattttttaattattttaggtATCTTGATTATATGGATTGAAAGACTGTTCTTCAGCTGCCTGAGGATGAGTTATAAAATATGATTTCACTTTTGTTGAAGTGTccatgaataataacaatataatacattgtaaatgtTAAAGGATAAATAGTTTGTAGATTATAGAGAAGTATTGTAATCTTTAAGCTCTCCACAACCTTCTCCCTCAAAAGTTATTAAAGAATTATAAAGTAGCTGTAACTAAACAACTAAAGCAAAGCCTCCTAATTTTTTAATGCCCCACCCCCCTTCACTTTGTTACTGTCAGTTTGTAAAAGACAACAAAGTAAAATCATTGCCCTCTTTCCTcgttcattttgtttactttgttgtTCCAGAGgtggttatttttttatcatagagAGTGCTGTACAAAATTTTTATAATCTTTATCGTAAATGTTTCATTGACATGAAAGTACAGcctatatgtatagtacatattaaaaatacaatgagGCTACATGTTTACCAGACAATAGTCATgacatattttgtttgtatgtatatacttaatgGATAAACACTACCACTGTGTATTATTTTGCTGTTCAACTAGGCTTTCAGACCTATATGAACAAAAAGATGAGAACATTGTATATGTAAAAGCATTGGTGAACCAAGTTCTTTATAATGTGTGCGTATTTTATGATGAAGTGAACTTAATCCATGAACTGTGTGAGCAACTTGCCATGTATTTTAGGTTGTTCTTCTTCAGCTTATGTAGGATAAAGGTAGCACTTGAGTATTCCAGGCCAATTAGGTATCCCATAGATAATCTACTGTTTGTTGGTTGTGCTTCCTTTTAATGCTTGTTTTGGAAagtgttttatgtatatagataatactcAACGCAGTATTGTCAGACAGGGTTAAGCTTGTTAAAATATGAcagattttattgtatttatttatatctgtgcATGTCATTATTTTAATAGAGTAGATAACTAGCATGGATTACTCAGGGTTTTGATGATACTACTGTAATTGTAAACCTAAGAATAAATTCCTTGCATGAATGTCTGTAACATCTAAAGAGAGGAATAGTAGAGATATGTGAAATATGTATCAGGAAGTTTGAATTAAAAGCTGCCACCATAACATGTAACTAACAATGTATGTACTAACTTGCAACTAACACTGCAGGACTTCTGGGCCCTACCTGCAGAGCGTGAGGTCATTCCGCACCGTCACCTGACCAGTCCTGGAGGTGGTGCTATTTCCCCCTCCATGTCAGGGTGTCCCTATTCCTCACGACAGGTGCAGGCACTGGTCTCTCCTACATGTGATTCCCCTACTTCATTCAATAGTCTCCACCGATCCCCAACTACTCCAGCTCTCTCAACACAAGCACCACTTACACCTGCCACACCTATGTCTCCTATGGATGCTCTACGCCGACTCCAGTTTCCAGCAGAGCTGTCTccatcaaaagaagaagaaaaggaagagatgGAGGGAGATGTTATTGTGGAAGCTGGGGTTGGTTTAGATGAGGATgatgaggtagaggaggaggagcaggaggagatggaggaggagcaggaggaagggGTAGAGGAGAATGATAATGGTGACCTGGAAAGTTTAGGAGGTACTTTGCGGAATGAATGAGGCCAGTAGCTGTTTTCATACTTTTGGAAGGAAGTGCCATTCTATCTCCTTGTATAACAAAAAACTAATCTTGTCCTATTTGATTTGGCATATGAAAAGGCTTGCATGAGGATTGCAACATCCATTTCTTTTGAAAGGAAATAGCAGCTTAAAGTCCACTTAGTCTCACAATGTGAAAGACTCATTTAGATTGTGAGACAAGTGACATTAACCTGCATTTTCTCTGAGGTAGCTCCAAATACTCTTTCATGCAGctgcatacatatttataattaacCTATCATGGCATCTTGAATTACCTGTATTCATTATTGATCCATATGTCAGCCTCCCCAATGCTGGTACTTAATCACCTTTATAACCTCTCAATTCTGGTCTAGTCACCCTTCACTTTCCTGCAGACTGACATCTGTTGTGTCATAAGTGATATATTGATGTGACTggaaagattaatacagtaatatactATTGTACACATGTAGAAAATTAAGGAGAATGAAGAGGCAGTGATGGAGTTCCTTCCAAGGAACTCCAGGCCCATGTAATGTGAACGTGTGGTTTGTTGTAAGCGCGTATGTTTTGGTGTACGCACGGTCAGCAGGGCCCAGAATGGCTGGTTGTGTGTAGACTTGACTTATGTCACAAATTCTCTGCACGTACTCACAGATGTTGAGTTTGTATATGTAAGAATATCATAAATACCTATTTGTATACTCTCATTCTGGTATGTTAAATAGCAACATCCGGGTGGGTGTAACAAGAattcttttaagaaaatttataaCTGCAGCCTAAGCTTCACAGTTCTCCTGGGGACAAGACCATAAGCAGGGGATTAAGTTGTGCCTCTGCTTGAGTAGAAATTTTGCTAACCACTAACACATTGATGTACATCTGTGAATGTTTCATGTGGCTTAGTGCAACTGTGT harbors:
- the LOC135195549 gene encoding protein Fe65 homolog isoform X3; this translates as MEWDSQEADDLLANTTVDIKNGVLSFENPNYTLGGSNDPRLDDALNSNNSTATHEGPLDGGLSALDSLYSELDQVCNLTRSSSVRNRRHYAHLDIGSMGVDVATGPVTNLDHADHQNNSLLDNEGIMGRKQGLSYNTINQPDLIEHVTQRNNLQQQTNNQIVSNNHENLHDRESDDKRMVTPEGGEGGGDSGVVTDGGSTSSSNSSQQGRHSPTHIPHMTAEHTQDLYALPVKRPPTQTGSQHSTPTHQPSQQNNQEEKSDPASEDALPAGWEKHEDNDGPYYWHIKSGTITRTPPEPSDTVSAAPLRAERRTKEADQSSGNIAGTVTRSNTSSALSELSDSRPRTAAVDNAYKRRSYPARSDITEGSGGRPIRFAVRSLGWVEIAEEDLTPERSSKAVNRCIVDLSVGRRDVLDVVGCWGDGKDLFMDLDEGSLKLVDPENLTVLNTQPIHTIRVWGVGRDNGRDFAYVARDRASRKHMCHVFRCDTPARTIANTLRDICKKIMIERSLQQNMNKPLDTCVSSGGSGRLTRPTNLPTEHRRLHRHSQIIPPQSFPTPMEEPKKVMRVQYIGLLQVERPSGMEVLNSAIDRVIENNPKPWKNVAVAIAPSTITITNIDDGKQLAECRVRFLSFLGIGRDVKHCAFIMHTAQDQFISYIFHCEPSSGALCKTIEAACKLRYQKCLDAHPGVSRGRGAGTPRSISATLRSVFGSITGRKARSAES
- the LOC135195549 gene encoding protein Fe65 homolog isoform X5 yields the protein MGVDVATGPVTNLDHADHQNNSLLDNEGIMGRKQGLSYNTINQPDLIEHVTQRNNLQQQTNNQIVSNNHENLHDRESDDKRMVTPEGGEGGGDSGVVTDGGSTSSSNSSQQGRHSPTHIPHMTAEHTQDLYALPVKRPPTQTGSQHSTPTHQPSQQNNQEEKSDPASEDALPAGWEKHEDNDGPYYWHIKSGTITRTPPEPSDTVSAAPLRAERRTKEADQSSGNIAGTVTRSNTSSALSELSDSRPRTAAVDNAYKRRSYPARSDITEGSGGRPIRFAVRSLGWVEIAEEDLTPERSSKAVNRCIVDLSVGRRDVLDVVGCWGDGKDLFMDLDEGSLKLVDPENLTVLNTQPIHTIRVWGVGRDNGRDFAYVARDRASRKHMCHVFRCDTPARTIANTLRDICKKIMIERSLQQNMNKPLDTCVSSGGSGRLTRPTNLPTEHRRLHRHSQIIPPQSFPTPMEEPKKVMRVQYIGLLQVERPSGMEVLNSAIDRVIENNPKPWKNVAVAIAPSTITITNIDDGKQLAECRVRFLSFLGIGRDVKHCAFIMHTAQDQFISYIFHCEPSSGALCKTIEAACKLRYQKCLDAHPGVSRGRGAGTPRSISATLRSVFGSITGRKARSAES
- the LOC135195549 gene encoding protein Fe65 homolog isoform X2 codes for the protein MCLLGRVLALYGAWGGVGCLIPNTAVNKLRPPPKNGVLSFENPNYTLGGSNDPRLDDALNSNNSTATHEGPLDGGLSALDSLYSELDQVCNLTRSSSVRNRRHYAHLDIGSMGVDVATGPVTNLDHADHQNNSLLDNEGIMGRKQGLSYNTINQPDLIEHVTQRNNLQQQTNNQIVSNNHENLHDRESDDKRMVTPEGGEGGGDSGVVTDGGSTSSSNSSQQGRHSPTHIPHMTAEHTQDLYALPVKRPPTQTGSQHSTPTHQPSQQNNQEEKSDPASEDALPAGWEKHEDNDGPYYWHIKSGTITRTPPEPSDTVSAAPLRAERRTKEADQSSGNIAGTVTRSNTSSALSELSDSRPRTAAVDNAYKRRSYPARSDITEGSGGRPIRFAVRSLGWVEIAEEDLTPERSSKAVNRCIVDLSVGRRDVLDVVGCWGDGKDLFMDLDEGSLKLVDPENLTVLNTQPIHTIRVWGVGRDNGRDFAYVARDRASRKHMCHVFRCDTPARTIANTLRDICKKIMIERSLQQNMNKPLDTCVSSGGSGRLTRPTNLPTEHRRLHRHSQIIPPQSFPTPMEEPKKVMRVQYIGLLQVERPSGMEVLNSAIDRVIENNPKPWKNVAVAIAPSTITITNIDDGKQLAECRVRFLSFLGIGRDVKHCAFIMHTAQDQFISYIFHCEPSSGALCKTIEAACKLRYQKCLDAHPGVSRGRGAGTPRSISATLRSVFGSITGRKARSAES
- the LOC135195549 gene encoding protein Fe65 homolog isoform X4, coding for MEWDSQEADDLLANTTVDISEYLLDQEESDGDDTPSTQPLLHYPHPNDSEEDGDRTDDDGDDEDYENGVLSFENPNYTLGGSNDPRLDDALNSNNSTATHEGPLDGGLSALDSLYSELDQVCNLTRSSSVRNRRHYAHLDIGSMGVDVATGPVTNLDHADHQNNRSDDKRMVTPEGGEGGGDSGVVTDGGSTSSSNSSQQGRHSPTHIPHMTAEHTQDLYALPVKRPPTQTGSQHSTPTHQPSQQNNQEEKSDPASEDALPAGWEKHEDNDGPYYWHIKSGTITRTPPEPSDTVSAAPLRAERRTKEADQSSGNIAGTVTRSNTSSALSELSDSRPRTAAVDNAYKRRSYPARSDITEGSGGRPIRFAVRSLGWVEIAEEDLTPERSSKAVNRCIVDLSVGRRDVLDVVGCWGDGKDLFMDLDEGSLKLVDPENLTVLNTQPIHTIRVWGVGRDNGRDFAYVARDRASRKHMCHVFRCDTPARTIANTLRDICKKIMIERSLQQNMNKPLDTCVSSGGSGRLTRPTNLPTEHRRLHRHSQIIPPQSFPTPMEEPKKVMRVQYIGLLQVERPSGMEVLNSAIDRVIENNPKPWKNVAVAIAPSTITITNIDDGKQLAECRVRFLSFLGIGRDVKHCAFIMHTAQDQFISYIFHCEPSSGALCKTIEAACKLRYQKCLDAHPGVSRGRGAGTPRSISATLRSVFGSITGRKARSAES
- the LOC135195549 gene encoding protein Fe65 homolog isoform X1: MEWDSQEADDLLANTTVDISEYLLDQEESDGDDTPSTQPLLHYPHPNDSEEDGDRTDDDGDDEDYENGVLSFENPNYTLGGSNDPRLDDALNSNNSTATHEGPLDGGLSALDSLYSELDQVCNLTRSSSVRNRRHYAHLDIGSMGVDVATGPVTNLDHADHQNNSLLDNEGIMGRKQGLSYNTINQPDLIEHVTQRNNLQQQTNNQIVSNNHENLHDRESDDKRMVTPEGGEGGGDSGVVTDGGSTSSSNSSQQGRHSPTHIPHMTAEHTQDLYALPVKRPPTQTGSQHSTPTHQPSQQNNQEEKSDPASEDALPAGWEKHEDNDGPYYWHIKSGTITRTPPEPSDTVSAAPLRAERRTKEADQSSGNIAGTVTRSNTSSALSELSDSRPRTAAVDNAYKRRSYPARSDITEGSGGRPIRFAVRSLGWVEIAEEDLTPERSSKAVNRCIVDLSVGRRDVLDVVGCWGDGKDLFMDLDEGSLKLVDPENLTVLNTQPIHTIRVWGVGRDNGRDFAYVARDRASRKHMCHVFRCDTPARTIANTLRDICKKIMIERSLQQNMNKPLDTCVSSGGSGRLTRPTNLPTEHRRLHRHSQIIPPQSFPTPMEEPKKVMRVQYIGLLQVERPSGMEVLNSAIDRVIENNPKPWKNVAVAIAPSTITITNIDDGKQLAECRVRFLSFLGIGRDVKHCAFIMHTAQDQFISYIFHCEPSSGALCKTIEAACKLRYQKCLDAHPGVSRGRGAGTPRSISATLRSVFGSITGRKARSAES